In the Mycolicibacter minnesotensis genome, AGTGCCACGCCGATCGGAGGCACTTTGCCGTCGGCGCCGACCATGAGCGTGAGCAGTTCGGCGTTGCAGTGGTCATACACGGCCAGAACCAGTTCGTCGGTGTCGCTGAAGCTTTCGTAGAAGTATCGAAGGCTGAGGCCCGCCAGGCGGCAGGCCGCGCGCATGGTGACGCCTGCCGTGCCCCCGGTGCCCATCAGCTCGATCCCGGCCTGGACCAACTGGGCCCGGCGAACCTGGGCGCGGTCATCATGGGTCTGACCGCGCCATACCCGCGGCGCTCTGGTCTCCATCGCCCACCCTCATCTCAAGTTATAGGAATCAATTGATTCTACTTGTACCGCCTGACAGCATAGGGGAACCAAACGATTCCCATCATGTCGAAAGGCGGGCGCAATGTTCGATGAGGCACTTTTCCGCGAAGCGATCGCCAAACCGCGGCTGCGGCAGCCGCTACCGCAATACCTTGCCGGAAACCGGGCCGGCGGCAAAGTTCCGGTGCTCACCGAGCCTGAGCTCAACGCCATGACCGAGCAGTGGTTCGTCGACCTGGATCGCAAGGTCGCCTATTACGCCGATCGTGGGATCGACGTGGCGTTCACCGTCGAATGGGCCAAGAAGTATTGGTGGAGTTGGCTGATGCGGGACATGTCGCTCAACCACGAGCTCTATACCCCGGACCTGCGCTACAAGGACCCCACCACTTTTGGGCGAACCATCGTGGGGTTGGAGGAGTTCGAGCGCTATAACTTCGCTTTCCTCGACGCCATCCCGGACTGGCGCTATGACCCGCTGCCCGGCCAGATCTACTTCGACATCACCCCAGAGGGTGAGGCCCGGATCGTCGTCCGCTATATCGGTAGCGGTCATTTCAGTGGAACGTTGAAGTTCTATCCCTACGACGATTCCGCCCCGGCGATCCATGGGGTGGGCACCTTCGTGCAGTGCACCGCGGTCGACCGGTACCACTTCAACTCCGACGGACTGATGTACGAAGGGGAGACGCTGTTCGATCTGCTCGACGCCACCCAGTCGGCGGGAGTGCTGCCGTCGGACGACAGTTGGTTGTTCCGGGCGTTGATGGGTGCTTCCCGACTGCCCCGAATGGTGCAGAACGCGCGCCGGACTCTGCGGCTGGCCTGAGCCGGCGCGACCTTTGGCAGAAATATAGACCTGAGCGGAACAGACTCAACCTTGACGGCGTTGGACAACACGACAAGCATTTTCGGCGGGCCGTATGTGGGCCCGCTCTGACCCCGAATGGAGGTGTCGTGGACTCGTTCAACCCGACCACCAAGACGCAGGCAGCTCTGACCGCGGCTTTGCAGACGGCAACCGCCGCCGGCAACCCTGAAATACGGCCCGCGCATCTGCTGCAGGCCCTGTTGACCCAGAACGACGGGATCGCCGCGCCGCTGCTCGAGGCGGTCGGTGTCAACCCGGCGAACATCCGCACCGAGGCCCAGCACCTGATCGACGTGGCGCCCCAGGTGACCAACTCCAACGCGCAGCCGCAGCTGGCGCGTGACGCGCTGGCGGCGATCACCGTCGCCCAGCAGCTGGCCACCGAGATGGACGACGAGTACGTCTCGACCGAACACCTGATGGTGGGCCTGGCCACCGGTGACTCCGACGTCGCCAAACTGCTCACCAGCCACGGGGCGTCACCGCAGGCGTTGCGGGAGGCGTTCGTCAAGGTCCGTGGCAGCGCGCGGGTCACCAGCCCGGA is a window encoding:
- a CDS encoding nuclear transport factor 2 family protein, which encodes MFDEALFREAIAKPRLRQPLPQYLAGNRAGGKVPVLTEPELNAMTEQWFVDLDRKVAYYADRGIDVAFTVEWAKKYWWSWLMRDMSLNHELYTPDLRYKDPTTFGRTIVGLEEFERYNFAFLDAIPDWRYDPLPGQIYFDITPEGEARIVVRYIGSGHFSGTLKFYPYDDSAPAIHGVGTFVQCTAVDRYHFNSDGLMYEGETLFDLLDATQSAGVLPSDDSWLFRALMGASRLPRMVQNARRTLRLA